From Xylocopa sonorina isolate GNS202 chromosome 2, iyXylSono1_principal, whole genome shotgun sequence, a single genomic window includes:
- the LOC143432955 gene encoding uncharacterized protein LOC143432955 isoform X1: MSSITYTAFLFASAIIIYPVPNTYASKIYALDMPLVLRNGTGPIDLSCNYNVREDENGLVIKWYHNTDQIYQWIPPMPPQDTGIIDGFAEYPEQNLRYSNSRSIIHLKMATMEMSGEYACTISTFQEEDSKRMKMIVYVPETDAIIHVSSFNESHLNVTCIVNGAEPRPMLRIYIEGLEMDNYYDRSVKTIGHNTHSVKRSTIIMNALEPLLLECEISIPHTDYKRRERMVYYPTQMLLQTSSAPKYNIDAVSVIIFYTISLSM; this comes from the exons ATGTCGTCGATTACATATACCGCTTTCCTCTTCGCCTCTGCAATAATAATATATCCTGTTCCAA ATACATACGCTTCAAAGATTTACGCTTTAGATATGCCGTTAGTACTACGTAATGGAACTGGACCAATCGATCTATCCTGTAACTACAATGTTAGAGAAGACGAAAATGGCCTTGTAATAAAATGGTATCATAACACGGATCAAATCTATCAATGGATACCGCCAA TGCCACCTCAAGATACAGGAATTATAGACGGATTCGCTGAATATCCTGAACAAAACTTAAGGTACTCGAATTCGCGATCCATCATACATTTAAAAATGGCTACAATGGAAATGAGCGGAGAATACGCTTGTACGATTAGCACTTTTCAGGAGGAAGAttcgaaaagaatgaaaatgattGTTTACG TACCAGAAACTGATGCGATCATTCATGTTTCTTCTTTTAATGAGAGTCATTTAAACGTAACTTGTATAGTAAATGGAGCAGAGCCGCGACCAATGCTGAGAATTTATATAGAAGGGCTTGAAATGGATAATTATTACGATAGATCCGTCAAGACAATAGGGCACAATACTCATTCCGTGAAACGGAGCACAATTATAATGAACGCTCTAGAACCTTTGCTATTGGAATGCGAAATTTCTATTCCACATACAGATTATAAACGCAGGGAGAGGATGGTTTATTATCCCA CCCAAATGCTGTTGCAAACGAGTAGTGCACCAAAGTATAACATTGACGCCGTCAGTGTTATTATCTTCTACACAATATCATTATCGatgtaa
- the LOC143432955 gene encoding uncharacterized protein LOC143432955 isoform X2 has product MPLVLRNGTGPIDLSCNYNVREDENGLVIKWYHNTDQIYQWIPPMPPQDTGIIDGFAEYPEQNLRYSNSRSIIHLKMATMEMSGEYACTISTFQEEDSKRMKMIVYVPETDAIIHVSSFNESHLNVTCIVNGAEPRPMLRIYIEGLEMDNYYDRSVKTIGHNTHSVKRSTIIMNALEPLLLECEISIPHTDYKRRERMVYYPTQMLLQTSSAPKYNIDAVSVIIFYTISLSM; this is encoded by the exons ATGCCGTTAGTACTACGTAATGGAACTGGACCAATCGATCTATCCTGTAACTACAATGTTAGAGAAGACGAAAATGGCCTTGTAATAAAATGGTATCATAACACGGATCAAATCTATCAATGGATACCGCCAA TGCCACCTCAAGATACAGGAATTATAGACGGATTCGCTGAATATCCTGAACAAAACTTAAGGTACTCGAATTCGCGATCCATCATACATTTAAAAATGGCTACAATGGAAATGAGCGGAGAATACGCTTGTACGATTAGCACTTTTCAGGAGGAAGAttcgaaaagaatgaaaatgattGTTTACG TACCAGAAACTGATGCGATCATTCATGTTTCTTCTTTTAATGAGAGTCATTTAAACGTAACTTGTATAGTAAATGGAGCAGAGCCGCGACCAATGCTGAGAATTTATATAGAAGGGCTTGAAATGGATAATTATTACGATAGATCCGTCAAGACAATAGGGCACAATACTCATTCCGTGAAACGGAGCACAATTATAATGAACGCTCTAGAACCTTTGCTATTGGAATGCGAAATTTCTATTCCACATACAGATTATAAACGCAGGGAGAGGATGGTTTATTATCCCA CCCAAATGCTGTTGCAAACGAGTAGTGCACCAAAGTATAACATTGACGCCGTCAGTGTTATTATCTTCTACACAATATCATTATCGatgtaa
- the LOC143432795 gene encoding uncharacterized protein LOC143432795 isoform X2, protein MNDDASEVLALLNSLGFVGITAQQLKAFMKDLKLYRKMKDRERQQRKEEIKKKILDKQKNMIKEILREQRMELHSIENTISTNSSSSYVDSSLLKVKVKCLSSDKENRNSINSEEVDHINARHKLDVAQLKSKSRKGQDHCSIKLISVTSDNENEEFRLKNKSKHIERLHKDFHLEKQCKQKSHDKILNQVKSAPLESVRPMSAPNLLGHQQEHVIGSQTKSTSSTKNSGTKSFIRPWRLQPEVQKSLSIKKSDPVTLYQKYQQEWKQISFPGEAKHAGVRWAIREKMLGSDPHPMPLPRKSTSMPMLKRK, encoded by the exons ATGAATGACGATGCAAGTGAGGTACTTGCTCTCCTTAATTCTTTGGGATTTGTTGGAATCACCGCTCAACAACTTAAAGCATTTATGAAAG ATTTGAAGTTGTACAGAAAAATGAAAGACCGTGAAAGACaacagagaaaagaagaaatcaAAAAGAAAATACTAGACAAGCAAAAAAATATGATCAAAGAAATTCTTAGGGAACAAAGAATGGAACTTCATTCAATTGAAAATACAATCTCTACCAATTCATCTAGTTCTTATGTTGATAGTTCTCTTTTAAAAGTGAAGGTAAAATGTTTATCAAGTGACAAagaaaatagaaattctattaATTCTGAAGAAGTGGACCATATAAATGCAAGACATAAATTAGATGTGGCACAATTGAAGTCTAAATCTAGGAAGGGACAGGATCACTGTAGTATTAAACTTATCAGTGTGACCTCTGACAATGAGAATGAAGAGTTCCGTCtaaaaaataaaagtaaacATATAGAACGTTTGCACAAAGACTTTCACCTAGAAAAACAATGTAAACAAAAGTCACATGATAAAATATTGAATCAGGTAAAATCAGCTCCTCTGGAATCTGTCCGTCCTATGAGTGCCCCAAATTTATTGGGACATCAACAAGAACATGTTATAGGTAGCCAAACAAAGAGTACTTCATCTACAAAGAATAGTGGAACAAAGTCAT TTATTAGACCATGGAGACTGCAGCCCGAAGTTCAAAAAAGTTTAAGTATTAAAAAATCAGACCCTGTCACACTTTATCAAAAATATCAACAAGAATGGAAACAAATATCTTTCCCGGGTGAAGCCAAGCATGCAGGAGTAAGGTGGGCAATTCGTGAAAAAATGTTAGGCTCAGATCCTCATCCTATG CCTCTTCCCAGAAAGTCAACTAGTATGCCAATGTTAAAGAGGAAGTAA
- the LOC143432795 gene encoding uncharacterized protein LOC143432795 isoform X1, with translation MNDDASEVLALLNSLGFVGITAQQLKAFMKDLKLYRKMKDRERQQRKEEIKKKILDKQKNMIKEILREQRMELHSIENTISTNSSSSYVDSSLLKVKVKCLSSDKENRNSINSEEVDHINARHKLDVAQLKSKSRKGQDHCSIKLISVTSDNENEEFRLKNKSKHIERLHKDFHLEKQCKQKSHDKILNQVKSAPLESVRPMSAPNLLGHQQEHVIGSQTKSTSSTKNSGTKSFIRPWRLQPEVQKSLSIKKSDPVTLYQKYQQEWKQISFPGEAKHAGVRWAIREKMLGSDPHPMVSILYNFNSTSVFIILLKFSASSQKVN, from the exons ATGAATGACGATGCAAGTGAGGTACTTGCTCTCCTTAATTCTTTGGGATTTGTTGGAATCACCGCTCAACAACTTAAAGCATTTATGAAAG ATTTGAAGTTGTACAGAAAAATGAAAGACCGTGAAAGACaacagagaaaagaagaaatcaAAAAGAAAATACTAGACAAGCAAAAAAATATGATCAAAGAAATTCTTAGGGAACAAAGAATGGAACTTCATTCAATTGAAAATACAATCTCTACCAATTCATCTAGTTCTTATGTTGATAGTTCTCTTTTAAAAGTGAAGGTAAAATGTTTATCAAGTGACAAagaaaatagaaattctattaATTCTGAAGAAGTGGACCATATAAATGCAAGACATAAATTAGATGTGGCACAATTGAAGTCTAAATCTAGGAAGGGACAGGATCACTGTAGTATTAAACTTATCAGTGTGACCTCTGACAATGAGAATGAAGAGTTCCGTCtaaaaaataaaagtaaacATATAGAACGTTTGCACAAAGACTTTCACCTAGAAAAACAATGTAAACAAAAGTCACATGATAAAATATTGAATCAGGTAAAATCAGCTCCTCTGGAATCTGTCCGTCCTATGAGTGCCCCAAATTTATTGGGACATCAACAAGAACATGTTATAGGTAGCCAAACAAAGAGTACTTCATCTACAAAGAATAGTGGAACAAAGTCAT TTATTAGACCATGGAGACTGCAGCCCGAAGTTCAAAAAAGTTTAAGTATTAAAAAATCAGACCCTGTCACACTTTATCAAAAATATCAACAAGAATGGAAACAAATATCTTTCCCGGGTGAAGCCAAGCATGCAGGAGTAAGGTGGGCAATTCGTGAAAAAATGTTAGGCTCAGATCCTCATCCTATGGTaagtattttatataattttaattcaaCATCTGTTTTCATAATATTATTGAAATTTTCAGCCTCTTCCCAGAAAGTCAACTAG
- the Mrpl4 gene encoding mitochondrial ribosomal protein L4, translating into MLTLRNVVTRLQICSHQALTFCTKVVEQTSSPIISKRDYADERFFYEKPREVWLENLDTVQRKKLGLVLLHPDVYAASPRIDIIHQNVQWQRMYRFVSYAHTKTRAEVRGGGRKPWPQKGYGRARHGSIRSPLWKRGGIIHGPRSPTPHFYMLPFYTRVAGLTSALSVKLAQDDLYITQDLEIPTKESSYITELIEERNWGPSVLFVDTEDIMPINITEATDTIKHINLLPVYGLNVYSMLKHDTLVLTERAARLIEDKILYHLHRTDDRKLMEKYKLNQ; encoded by the exons ATGTTGACTCTTAGAAACGTTGTTACAAGATTGCAAATATGTTCGCATCAAGCATTGACATTTTGTACAAAAGTTGTTGAACAAACCAGTAGTCCAATTATTTCCAAAAGAGATTACGCGGACGAAAGATTCTTTTATGAAAAGCCGCGAGAAGTGTGGTTGGAAAATTTAGATACCGTTCAGAGAAAAAAGTTAGGACTTGTACTACTACATCCTGATGTATATGCAGCATCGCCTAGAATAGATATTATTCATCAAAATGTACAATGGCAAAGAATGTATCGCTTTGTG TCCTATGCTCATACAAAAACTCGTGCAGAGGTAAGAGGTGGTGGCAGGAAGCCATGGCCACAGAAAGGTTACGGTCGTGCACGTCATGGTAGTATACGGTCTCCCTTATGGAAACGTGGTGGTATTATACACGGACCCAGATCTCCAACACCACATTTTTACATGCTGCCCTTTTATACTCGTGTTGCTGGGCTTACATCTGCATTGTCTGTTAAATTGGCGCAGGATGACTTGTACATTACTCAGGATTTAGAGATCCCAACGAAGGAATCGTCATATATTACGGAATTAATAGAAGAGAGGAACTGGGGTCCTTCTGTGTTGTTTGTTGATACTGAAGATATTATGCCTATAAATATTACAGAAGCTACGGATACAATAAAGCATATTAATTTGTTGCCTGTGTATG GACTTAATGTTTATAGTATGCTGAAACACGATACATTAGTTCTCACAGAGAGAGCTGCACGTTTAATTGAAGAcaaaattttatatcatttacaTAGAACAGATGATCGCAAATTAATGGAAAAGTATAAACTTAATCAATAA
- the LOC143432797 gene encoding DNA replication complex GINS protein PSF1 isoform X1 codes for MYGRHAFKLITELDLSTDVQPFNEHLVKQVLDEMQFLYDANMTDSNAIRNDDNMALLSSVQLRHIALTRNKRCVLAYIYNRMRKIRELRWELGSILPPEINSNLLNAEVQWFQSYNKSLATYMRSLGEDHGFNLTANILPPKTPYVEVKCVTDFGKLELEDGQVILLKKNTYHLLPRGVCEPLIRQGILEHNNT; via the exons ATGTACGGAAGACACGCTTTTAAGCTCATAACGGAACTTGATTTAAGCACAGATGTACAACCATTTAAT GAACATCTGGTTAAGCAAGTTTTGGACGAAATGCAATTTCTTTATGATGCAAATATGACTGATAG CAATGCTATTAGGAATGACGATAACATGGCCTTGCTATCATCGGTACAACTAAGACACATAGCACTTACAAGAAACAAAAGATGTGTCTTAGCGTACATTTATAATAGAATGAGAAAAATAAGAGAATTGAGGTGGGAATTAGGAAGTATTCTACCTCCAGAAATAAATTCCAATCTTCTGAATGCAGAGGTCCAATGGTTTCAATCTTATAATAAATCTTTAGCTACATACATGAGATCTCTGGGCGAAGACCATGGCTTCAATTTAACAGCAAACATTTTGCCCCCAAAAACTCCTTATGTAGAG GTGAAATGTGTGACAGACTTTGGAAAATTAGAATTGGAAGATGGTCAGGTTATTTTGTTAAAGAAAAATACATATCATTTATTACCAAGAGGCGTATGTGAGCCATTAATACGACAGGGTATACTTGAACACAACAATACATAA
- the LOC143432797 gene encoding DNA replication complex GINS protein PSF1 isoform X2 yields MQFLYDANMTDSNAIRNDDNMALLSSVQLRHIALTRNKRCVLAYIYNRMRKIRELRWELGSILPPEINSNLLNAEVQWFQSYNKSLATYMRSLGEDHGFNLTANILPPKTPYVEVKCVTDFGKLELEDGQVILLKKNTYHLLPRGVCEPLIRQGILEHNNT; encoded by the exons ATGCAATTTCTTTATGATGCAAATATGACTGATAG CAATGCTATTAGGAATGACGATAACATGGCCTTGCTATCATCGGTACAACTAAGACACATAGCACTTACAAGAAACAAAAGATGTGTCTTAGCGTACATTTATAATAGAATGAGAAAAATAAGAGAATTGAGGTGGGAATTAGGAAGTATTCTACCTCCAGAAATAAATTCCAATCTTCTGAATGCAGAGGTCCAATGGTTTCAATCTTATAATAAATCTTTAGCTACATACATGAGATCTCTGGGCGAAGACCATGGCTTCAATTTAACAGCAAACATTTTGCCCCCAAAAACTCCTTATGTAGAG GTGAAATGTGTGACAGACTTTGGAAAATTAGAATTGGAAGATGGTCAGGTTATTTTGTTAAAGAAAAATACATATCATTTATTACCAAGAGGCGTATGTGAGCCATTAATACGACAGGGTATACTTGAACACAACAATACATAA